In the Methylomonas rhizoryzae genome, one interval contains:
- a CDS encoding transglycosylase SLT domain-containing protein yields MSTRSKPVSSIVNKSTGKALKKVAVKPKSKKRSAKGKADFGKQSVWLSGPALGLIGVECAGLAASGLLATVLVLGASARFFSGTGFFANLLPFALGIAIWVAVAAGLLLLWFKSRRWLVAKSELLPALTALCVCFGTVNAVWQQGFPMAIEQLRSLVGGKQQAARTTLAHQIYAAYRRSDSAQLNKLIGRAQSFDADIRYAAASYELDPDLLYGVAAAESSFLPRTSADGGQGLFQITAVPKFILQQVSSQIAGGAVNLADSKHNALVAAATLKHYLAQMKGDLFLGLLAYNIGPQNGGLKHIMQRYGAVDFVTMQPYFQQLPRDYPIRVLCYALAFRLWHETGQLPAYEAGDNAARIQRAGIPGLVSWF; encoded by the coding sequence TTGTCCACTCGGTCTAAACCAGTTAGTTCAATCGTCAACAAATCGACGGGTAAGGCGCTTAAAAAAGTCGCGGTAAAGCCCAAGAGCAAGAAACGTTCGGCAAAAGGTAAGGCCGATTTCGGCAAACAGTCCGTTTGGCTGAGCGGCCCCGCTCTCGGGTTGATCGGCGTAGAATGCGCCGGATTGGCGGCCTCGGGCTTGCTGGCTACGGTACTTGTATTAGGGGCGTCGGCGAGATTCTTTTCCGGTACCGGCTTTTTTGCCAACTTATTGCCTTTCGCATTGGGGATAGCGATATGGGTCGCGGTTGCGGCCGGCTTGTTGTTGCTTTGGTTTAAATCCAGGCGCTGGTTGGTAGCAAAGTCGGAGTTGTTGCCGGCTTTAACGGCGTTATGCGTTTGTTTCGGGACGGTGAACGCTGTTTGGCAACAGGGTTTTCCGATGGCTATTGAGCAGTTGCGCAGTTTGGTCGGCGGAAAACAACAGGCCGCTCGTACTACCTTAGCTCACCAGATTTATGCCGCTTATCGGCGTTCGGATTCCGCACAGCTAAACAAATTGATCGGCCGGGCTCAGTCGTTCGACGCTGACATTCGCTACGCCGCGGCCAGTTACGAGTTGGATCCTGATTTATTGTATGGCGTTGCTGCCGCCGAATCGTCGTTTTTGCCGCGTACCAGTGCGGACGGCGGCCAAGGCTTGTTTCAAATTACCGCGGTTCCTAAATTTATCCTGCAGCAAGTGTCAAGCCAAATAGCAGGCGGAGCGGTTAATTTGGCCGATTCGAAGCACAACGCGCTGGTTGCCGCAGCCACCTTGAAGCACTATCTGGCGCAAATGAAAGGCGATCTGTTTTTAGGTTTACTGGCTTATAACATCGGGCCGCAAAACGGCGGCTTGAAGCACATCATGCAGCGTTACGGTGCAGTGGATTTCGTTACCATGCAGCCCTATTTTCAGCAGTTGCCCAGGGATTACCCGATCAGAGTCCTGTGTTATGCCTTAGCGTTTCGGCTTTGGCACGAAACCGGCCAGTTGCCGGCGTATGAGGCCGGCGACAATGCCGCCCGGATTCAACGGGCAGGCATACCGGGTTTGGTAAGCTGGTTTTAG
- a CDS encoding DUF2797 domain-containing protein gives MLGSLQKMTVDLEKPVRYRLPIGDQQLEINPLLGKTLQLQYSGRILCVHCGKKTNKSFNQGYCYPCFTRLAQCDLCIVKPETCHYAAGTCREPSWGEEFCFQPHIVYLANSSGLKVGITRRSQIPTRWIDQGAVQALPIFAARSRHISGLAEVALAAHVSDKTNWQQMLKGSAAPLDLPALRDNLLAKCADDLAAISARHGADALHAIGDAEAQVEIDYPVLQYPAKVKSFNLDKDPLIAGQLVGIKGQYLIFDTGVVNIRKFAGYEIRAAL, from the coding sequence GTGTTGGGAAGTTTGCAAAAGATGACGGTCGACCTGGAAAAACCGGTGCGCTACCGGCTACCCATCGGCGACCAGCAATTAGAGATCAACCCCCTGCTCGGAAAAACCCTGCAACTACAATACAGCGGCAGGATATTGTGCGTACATTGCGGAAAAAAGACCAACAAAAGCTTCAATCAAGGCTATTGCTATCCTTGTTTCACCCGGCTGGCGCAATGCGACCTCTGCATCGTCAAACCGGAAACCTGCCATTACGCGGCCGGTACCTGTCGAGAGCCGAGTTGGGGCGAAGAGTTTTGCTTTCAGCCGCACATCGTTTACCTAGCCAATTCGTCAGGTCTGAAAGTAGGCATTACCCGCCGCTCGCAAATCCCGACCCGTTGGATCGATCAAGGCGCCGTGCAAGCGCTACCGATATTTGCCGCCCGCTCCAGACATATTTCCGGTTTGGCCGAAGTAGCCTTGGCCGCCCACGTCAGCGACAAAACCAACTGGCAGCAAATGTTGAAAGGTTCGGCCGCGCCGCTCGACTTACCGGCATTAAGGGACAACTTACTGGCTAAATGCGCCGATGACTTAGCGGCAATTTCCGCCCGACACGGCGCAGACGCCTTACATGCAATCGGCGACGCCGAAGCGCAAGTCGAAATCGATTACCCTGTGCTGCAATATCCAGCCAAAGTGAAATCGTTTAATTTGGATAAAGATCCGTTGATTGCCGGTCAGCTGGTCGGCATCAAAGGGCAATATTTGATATTCGACACCGGCGTCGTCAACATACGCAAATTCGCCGGTTACGAAATCCGAGCGGCTCTTTGA
- a CDS encoding Ig-like domain-containing protein: protein MQKSRTANTLGLTLLLSLSASPAFANEAPVAKDLQKTLREDKPANILLKGSDADKDALTFTISQAPSHGTLSPVGNSGKRFKYTPAANYHGTDSFTYTANDGALDSQTATVTLTVKSVNDRPVAEAKNQTVLTTDPSFTFSLSASDIDGDELTYKLAARPKYGKVVINANYATYTPKAKFKTGNRTDKFKFKVKDSKKTSKPVLVSLTITDTPYGEINDTAVTQCANASQNNMTCPITNFASQDAEWGRDVAAGVTDDNGVAGFVFTKLDSDGTALTIQNAGWSDEGSEAAGTQWSCVKDETTGLTWEIKTNDGGLQDKDNVYTWYQTDASNDGGDSGQNCSTNGCTTDTKAYVAAINAQALCGKTDWRLPTVAELSDITLMNGATGAIDSAYFPEGQQNVYWTSSPLAASSSMAWAANFASAYTTSDLKANTNFVRLVRSGP from the coding sequence ATGCAAAAATCTAGGACCGCTAACACGCTCGGTCTGACGCTTCTATTGTCTTTATCAGCTAGTCCGGCGTTCGCAAACGAAGCGCCGGTAGCCAAAGACCTGCAAAAAACGCTAAGAGAAGACAAACCGGCTAACATCCTGTTAAAAGGTAGCGACGCGGACAAGGATGCGTTGACTTTTACGATTTCGCAAGCGCCGTCACACGGCACGTTATCCCCCGTAGGCAATAGCGGCAAACGCTTCAAATACACGCCCGCGGCTAATTACCACGGTACGGATAGCTTTACTTACACCGCAAACGACGGCGCATTGGATTCGCAGACCGCAACCGTCACCTTGACCGTTAAATCGGTAAATGACCGTCCGGTTGCCGAAGCCAAAAACCAAACCGTATTGACGACCGACCCATCGTTTACTTTCAGTTTAAGCGCCAGCGACATAGACGGCGATGAATTAACTTACAAACTCGCCGCTAGACCAAAGTACGGCAAAGTGGTAATCAACGCAAATTACGCTACTTACACGCCCAAGGCAAAGTTCAAAACCGGTAACCGCACCGACAAATTTAAATTCAAGGTTAAAGACAGTAAAAAAACCTCAAAACCGGTGTTAGTCAGTTTGACGATAACCGATACTCCATACGGCGAAATCAACGATACGGCGGTAACCCAATGTGCCAACGCCAGCCAAAACAATATGACCTGCCCTATTACCAATTTTGCTTCGCAAGACGCGGAATGGGGGCGTGACGTTGCGGCCGGCGTTACCGACGACAACGGCGTCGCCGGATTCGTCTTTACTAAGTTAGATAGTGACGGTACCGCCTTAACGATTCAAAACGCCGGCTGGAGCGATGAAGGTAGCGAGGCCGCCGGCACGCAATGGTCCTGCGTGAAAGATGAAACCACCGGCCTGACTTGGGAAATCAAAACCAACGACGGCGGCTTGCAAGACAAAGACAACGTTTACACTTGGTACCAAACGGACGCGAGTAACGACGGCGGCGACAGCGGCCAAAACTGCAGCACGAATGGCTGCACCACGGATACCAAAGCGTATGTTGCCGCTATCAACGCACAAGCTCTATGCGGCAAAACCGATTGGCGGTTACCGACCGTCGCCGAGCTATCCGACATCACGCTTATGAACGGCGCGACCGGGGCTATCGATAGTGCATATTTCCCGGAAGGGCAACAGAACGTGTATTGGACCTCTTCGCCATTAGCTGCCAGCAGCAGCATGGCATGGGCGGCTAATTTCGCTTCCGCCTATACCACTTCCGATCTTAAAGCCAACACCAATTTTGTGCGCTTGGTCAGAAGCGGCCCATAA
- the hemL gene encoding glutamate-1-semialdehyde 2,1-aminomutase, with the protein MTEASVLFSEAKQYIPGGVNSPVRSFNGVGGTPVYFSRAEGPYVYDSENARYIDYVGSWGPMIVGHAHPEVIAAVKQSAEKGLSFGAPTEIETAMAKKVCELLPSVELVRMVSSGTEATMSALRLARGYTGRDKIVKFEGCYHGHSDSLLVKAGSGALTLGVPSSPGVPAALAADTITLTYNDGEAVQATFAEIGEQIACIIVEPVAGNMNCIPPEPGFLETLRQVCDRYGAVLIFDEVMTGFRVGLQGAQGLYGVRPDLTTLGKIIGGGLPVGAFGGSRKIMECLAPLGPVYQAGTLSGCPVAMAAGLKTLELIAAPGFYDGLTAKTAQLLSGLQQAANVSGIAFATNQVGAMFGVFFSEQTPVSRFAQVVACDQERFKCFFHAMLARGVYMAPSAFEAGFVSSAHTAADIDATVEAAAAVFATTL; encoded by the coding sequence ATGACTGAAGCCAGCGTTCTATTTTCGGAAGCCAAGCAATACATACCCGGCGGGGTTAATTCGCCGGTACGCTCGTTCAACGGTGTAGGCGGTACGCCGGTGTATTTTTCCCGTGCCGAAGGCCCTTACGTTTACGATAGCGAAAACGCGCGTTATATCGATTACGTCGGCTCCTGGGGGCCGATGATAGTAGGCCACGCCCATCCGGAGGTGATAGCGGCGGTCAAGCAATCGGCTGAAAAAGGTTTGAGTTTCGGTGCGCCGACCGAAATCGAAACTGCCATGGCGAAGAAAGTCTGCGAGCTGTTGCCGTCGGTCGAACTGGTGCGCATGGTGAGTTCGGGTACCGAAGCTACGATGAGCGCGTTACGCTTGGCGCGTGGCTATACCGGCCGGGATAAGATCGTTAAATTCGAAGGTTGTTACCACGGCCATTCCGATTCCTTGTTGGTCAAGGCGGGATCCGGGGCGCTGACTTTGGGCGTGCCCAGCTCTCCGGGCGTTCCGGCCGCGTTAGCCGCGGATACCATCACGTTAACCTACAACGATGGCGAAGCGGTACAGGCTACCTTCGCCGAAATCGGCGAGCAAATCGCTTGCATTATCGTGGAGCCGGTTGCCGGCAATATGAACTGTATTCCGCCGGAGCCCGGATTTTTAGAGACTTTGCGCCAGGTCTGCGATCGATACGGCGCGGTGTTGATATTTGACGAGGTGATGACCGGATTCCGGGTTGGGCTGCAGGGCGCTCAGGGGTTATACGGGGTGAGACCGGATTTGACCACGCTGGGAAAAATTATCGGTGGCGGTTTGCCGGTGGGAGCGTTCGGCGGTAGCCGTAAAATCATGGAGTGCCTGGCACCGTTGGGACCGGTTTATCAAGCCGGTACTTTGTCGGGCTGCCCGGTGGCGATGGCGGCCGGGTTGAAAACGCTGGAATTGATTGCGGCTCCCGGATTCTACGATGGGTTGACAGCCAAAACCGCGCAATTGTTGAGCGGTCTGCAGCAAGCGGCCAATGTCTCCGGTATCGCATTTGCCACCAATCAGGTCGGCGCTATGTTCGGCGTATTCTTTAGCGAGCAAACGCCGGTTAGCCGATTTGCGCAGGTGGTCGCTTGCGATCAAGAGCGTTTCAAATGCTTTTTTCACGCTATGTTGGCGCGCGGCGTTTATATGGCGCCGTCCGCATTCGAAGCCGGCTTTGTATCGTCAGCCCACACTGCTGCGGACATTGATGCTACGGTAGAGGCGGCGGCGGCAGTGTTTGCAACAACGCTGTGA